From Pan paniscus chromosome 9, NHGRI_mPanPan1-v2.0_pri, whole genome shotgun sequence, the proteins below share one genomic window:
- the LOC117978153 gene encoding tripartite motif-containing protein 49C, with the protein MNSGILQVFQRELICPMCMNYFIDPVTIDCGHSFCRPCFYLNWQDIPFLVQCSECTKSAEQINLKTNIHLKKMASLARKVSLWLFLSSEEQMCGIHRETKKIFCEVDRSLLCLLCSSSQEHRYHRHRPIEWAAEEHREKLLQKMQSLWEKACENHRNLNVETTRTRCWKDYVNLRLEAIRAEYQKMPAFHHEEEKQNLEMLKKKGKEIFHRLHLSKAKMAHRMEILRGMYEELNEMCHKPDVELLQAFGDILHRSESVLLHMPQPLNPELSAGPITGLRDRLNQFRVHITLHHEEANSDTFLYEILRSMCIGCDHQDVPYFTATPRSFLAWGAQTFTSGKYYWEVHVGDSWNWAFGVCNMYWKEKNQNEKIDGEKGLFLLGCVKNDIQCSLFTTSPLMLQYIPKPSSRVGLFLDCEAKTVSFVDVNQSSLIYTIPNCSFSPPLRPIFCCIHF; encoded by the exons ATGAATTCTGGAATCTTACAGGTCTTTCAGAGGGAACTCATCTGCCCCATGTGCATGAACTACTTCATAGACCCGGTCACCATAGACTGTGGGCACAGCTTTTGCAGGCCTTGTTTCTACCTCAACTGGCAAGACATCCCATTTCTTGTCCAGTGCTCTGAATGCACAAAGTCAGCAGAGCAGATAAACCTCAAAACCAACATTCATTTGAAGAAGATGGCTTCTCTTGCCAGAAAAGTCAGTCTCTGGCTATTCCTGAGCTCTGAGGAGCAAATGTGTGGCATTCACAGGGAGACAAAGAAGATATTCTGTGAAGTGGACAGGAGCCTGCTCTGTTTGCTGTGCTCCAGCTCTCAGGAGCACCGGTATCACAGACACCGTCCCATTGAGTGGGCTGCTGAGGAACACCGG GAGAAGCTTTTACAGAAAATGCAGTCTTTGTGGGAAAAAGCTTGTGAAAATCACAGAAACCTGAATGTGGAAACCACCAGAACCAGATGCTGGAAG GATTATGTGAATTTAAGGCTAGAAGCAATTAGAGCTGAGTATCAGAAGATGCCTGCATTTCatcatgaagaagaaaaacagaatttggaGATGCtgaaaaagaaggggaaagaaattTTTCATCGACTTCATTTAAGTAAAGCCAAAATGGCTCATAGGATGGAGATTTTAAGAGGAATGTATGAGGAGCTGAACGAAATGTGCCATAAACCAGATGTGGAGCTACTTCAG gcttttGGAGACATATTACACAG GAGTGAGTCCGTGCTGCTGCACATGCCCCAGCCTCTGAATCCAGAGCTCAGTGCAGGGCCCATCACTGGACTGAGGGACAGGCTCAACCAATTCCGAG tgcaTATTACTCTGCATCATGAAGAAGCCAACAGTGATACCTTTCTATATGAAATTTTGAGAAGCATGTGTATTGGATGTGACCATCAAGATGTACCCTATTTCACTGCAACACCTAGAAGTTTTCTTGCATGGGGTGCTCAGACTTTCACCTCGGGCAAATATTACTGGGAGGTCCATGTAGGGGACTCCTGGAATTGGGCTTTTGGTGTCTGTAATATGTATTGGAAAGAGAAGAATCAGAATGAGAAGATAGATGGAGAGAAGGGACTCTTTCTTCTTGGGTGTGTTAAGAATGACATTCAATGCAGTCTCTTTACCACCTCCCCACTTATGCTGCAATATATCCCAAAACCTAGCAGCCGAGTAGGATTATTCCTGGATTGTGAGGCTAAGACTGTGAGCTTTGTTGATGTTAATCAAAGCTCCCTAATATACACCATCCCTAATTGCTCTTTCTCACCTCCTCTCAGGCCTATCTTTTGCTGTATTCACTTCTGA